The following proteins are co-located in the Candidatus Competibacteraceae bacterium genome:
- a CDS encoding ABC transporter ATP-binding protein: protein MSKKIGEVILDLRNISLRFGGVQALTDISFDIREHEIRAIIGPNGAGKSSMLNVINGVYHPQEGVIIFHGRERKKMEPHRAATQGIARTFQNIALFKGMSVLDNIMTGRITRMKASFIEHALWWGRAKREELAHRKKVEEVIDFLEIQHIRKTPVGRLPYGLQKRVELGRALAAEPSMLLLDEPMAGMNVEEKQDMCRFILDVNDQFGTTIVLIEHDMGVVMDISDRVVVLDYGKKIGDGLPDDVKNNEDVIAAYLGVSH from the coding sequence ATGAGCAAAAAAATCGGCGAGGTCATTCTCGACCTGAGGAATATTTCGCTGCGCTTCGGCGGAGTCCAGGCCCTGACCGACATTTCCTTCGATATCCGCGAGCACGAAATCCGCGCCATTATCGGCCCCAACGGAGCGGGCAAGAGCTCCATGCTCAACGTCATCAACGGGGTCTATCACCCCCAGGAAGGCGTCATCATCTTCCATGGCCGGGAGCGCAAGAAGATGGAGCCGCATCGGGCGGCGACCCAGGGCATCGCCCGTACCTTCCAGAACATCGCGTTATTCAAGGGCATGAGCGTGCTTGACAATATCATGACCGGGCGCATCACCCGGATGAAAGCCAGCTTCATCGAACATGCCCTCTGGTGGGGTCGGGCCAAACGGGAAGAACTGGCACACCGAAAAAAAGTGGAGGAAGTCATCGACTTCCTCGAAATCCAGCATATCCGCAAAACTCCGGTGGGTCGTCTGCCCTACGGCTTGCAAAAGCGGGTGGAATTGGGCCGGGCGCTGGCGGCCGAGCCATCCATGCTGCTGCTGGACGAGCCGATGGCGGGCATGAACGTCGAGGAAAAGCAGGACATGTGCCGCTTCATTCTCGATGTCAACGATCAGTTTGGCACCACCATCGTCCTGATCGAGCATGACATGGGGGTGGTGATGGATATTTCCGACCGCGTGGTGGTGCTCGATTACGGCAAGAAGATCGGCGACGGTCTGCCGGACGACGTGAAAAACAACGAAGACGTGATCGCCGCCTATCTGGGCGTGAGTCACTGA
- a CDS encoding PaaI family thioesterase, with the protein MHFTSCNPEFAAAVQASFEQQGLMKTLGATLDRIEPGAVDISIPYRANLTQQHGFLHAAVTTAIADTASGYAALSLMPAGSEVLTIEFKVNLLRPAAGTHFVAEGRVVKPGKTITVARADVFAHTDGAPILIATLLATMIAWAG; encoded by the coding sequence ATGCATTTCACCTCATGCAATCCTGAGTTTGCCGCGGCCGTGCAAGCCAGTTTCGAACAACAGGGGCTGATGAAAACCTTGGGTGCGACGCTGGATCGTATCGAACCGGGGGCGGTCGACATCTCGATTCCCTACCGCGCCAACCTCACCCAACAACATGGCTTCCTGCACGCGGCGGTCACCACCGCGATCGCCGATACCGCGAGCGGCTACGCTGCCCTATCCTTGATGCCGGCCGGAAGCGAAGTCCTCACCATCGAATTCAAAGTCAACCTGCTCCGGCCAGCCGCGGGAACCCACTTTGTCGCCGAGGGCCGCGTGGTCAAACCCGGCAAGACGATCACGGTGGCGCGCGCCGATGTCTTTGCCCACACCGACGGGGCGCCGATCCTCATCGCCACCCTGCTCGCCACGATGATCGCATGGGCTGGCTGA
- a CDS encoding enoyl-CoA hydratase/isomerase family protein yields MIVDYEDILYEIKDGVATITINRPDKYNAFRAQTCEEMIHAFQKAGWDRSVGVIVLTGAGNKAFCTGGDQSAHAGHYDGRGVIGLPLEELQAAIREAPKPVIAKVRGYAIGGGHVLALLCDLTLAAESAKFGQVGPKVGSVDPGFGTAYMARVIGEKRAREVWYLCRQYTAAEAVQMGLANKAVPDDELDAEVERWCAEILEKSPTALELAKRSFNADTAHIAGISSLGLKAVSLFYGTEESQEGVRAFQEKRKPKFRD; encoded by the coding sequence ATGATCGTCGACTATGAAGACATCCTGTACGAGATCAAGGATGGCGTCGCCACCATCACCATCAATCGTCCCGACAAATACAACGCCTTCCGCGCCCAGACCTGTGAAGAAATGATTCACGCTTTTCAGAAGGCTGGCTGGGATCGGTCGGTGGGCGTCATCGTCCTGACCGGCGCCGGCAACAAGGCATTCTGCACCGGCGGCGACCAGTCGGCCCACGCCGGACACTACGATGGACGGGGCGTGATCGGCCTGCCGCTGGAGGAGTTGCAAGCCGCGATCCGCGAGGCGCCCAAACCCGTCATCGCCAAGGTGCGTGGCTACGCCATCGGCGGTGGCCATGTGCTGGCGCTGCTGTGCGATCTGACCCTCGCCGCCGAATCGGCCAAGTTCGGCCAGGTCGGTCCCAAGGTCGGTTCGGTGGACCCCGGTTTCGGCACCGCCTACATGGCGCGGGTCATTGGCGAGAAGCGGGCGCGGGAAGTCTGGTATCTGTGCCGCCAGTACACGGCGGCGGAGGCGGTACAGATGGGGCTGGCCAACAAAGCGGTTCCCGATGACGAACTGGATGCCGAGGTGGAGCGCTGGTGCGCGGAGATTCTAGAGAAAAGCCCGACCGCGCTGGAGTTGGCCAAACGCTCCTTCAACGCCGACACCGCCCACATCGCCGGGATTTCCTCATTGGGTTTGAAAGCGGTCAGTCTGTTCTACGGCACCGAGGAATCCCAGGAAGGGGTGCGGGCCTTTCAGGAAAAACGTAAACCAAAATTCCGTGACTGA
- a CDS encoding AMP-binding protein produces the protein MSFGAPTGTPEGLGTFPRLLFHHAQTRGDAPAIREKDLGIWQTWTWSDVAERVRALASGLAALGFKRGDNLAIIGDNRPHLYMMMSAAQCLGGVPVPFYQDAVADEMLFVLKDAAIRFAAVEDQEQVDKLLDVRDQVPLLGHIVYDDPRGMRHYNQPFLHDIHALMEMGRIHNRNHPGFLDAEVAQGRTDDVSVMLYTSGTTGLPKGVCQTHAAFIASAQGGRQIDQLEATGDILSYLPMAWVGDHLFSFAQALVVGFTINCPESGDTVMSDLREIGPTYYFAPPRVFESLLTSVMIRMEDAGVIKRVLFHYFLGVAKRCGSAILDGKPVGFGDRLLYGLGALLVYGPLRNVLGLSRIRVAYTAGAAIGPELFSFYRSIGINLKQLYGQTETCAYVCLQPDGQVKPSSVGAPAPGVEIRIADNGEVLVKGPMLLKGYYQRPDATAESINADGYFMTGDAGFIDTDGHLNIIDRAKDVGKLANGAMFAPNYIENKLKFFQYIKEVVCFGHERDQVCAFINIDVGAVGNWAERRGIAYSGYTDLTGKPPVHELIKTCVEEVNATLAHDAMVADSQIHRFLILHKELDPDDDELTRTRKVRRNFVAKKYQVLIDALYGGQATQFIETELKFEDGRRGKVSADLRIIDARTFPVAKQAA, from the coding sequence ATGTCTTTTGGAGCGCCTACCGGGACACCGGAGGGGTTAGGGACCTTTCCGCGTCTGCTTTTCCATCATGCCCAAACGCGGGGCGACGCGCCGGCGATCCGTGAGAAAGATCTCGGTATCTGGCAGACCTGGACTTGGTCCGATGTCGCCGAACGGGTGCGCGCCCTGGCCAGTGGCCTGGCGGCCCTCGGTTTCAAGCGTGGCGACAACCTGGCCATCATCGGCGACAACCGGCCCCATCTCTATATGATGATGAGCGCCGCCCAATGCCTCGGCGGCGTTCCGGTGCCGTTCTATCAGGATGCGGTGGCGGATGAAATGCTGTTCGTCCTCAAGGATGCGGCCATCCGCTTTGCCGCGGTCGAGGATCAGGAGCAGGTGGACAAGCTGCTGGACGTCAGGGATCAGGTTCCCCTACTCGGACATATTGTCTATGACGACCCACGGGGAATGCGTCATTACAATCAGCCTTTCCTCCACGACATCCATGCCTTGATGGAGATGGGGCGGATTCATAACCGCAACCATCCGGGTTTTCTCGACGCCGAAGTGGCCCAAGGACGGACCGACGATGTCTCGGTCATGCTCTATACCTCCGGCACCACCGGCTTGCCCAAGGGTGTTTGCCAGACGCATGCCGCTTTCATCGCTTCCGCCCAGGGCGGCAGGCAGATCGACCAATTGGAAGCCACTGGCGACATTCTGTCCTACCTGCCCATGGCCTGGGTCGGCGACCATCTGTTCTCTTTTGCCCAGGCGCTGGTGGTGGGCTTTACCATCAACTGCCCCGAATCCGGCGACACGGTGATGAGCGATCTGCGCGAAATCGGTCCGACCTATTACTTTGCGCCGCCCCGGGTATTCGAAAGCCTGCTGACTTCCGTCATGATCCGCATGGAAGATGCCGGCGTCATCAAGCGGGTGTTGTTCCACTATTTCCTGGGCGTGGCGAAACGTTGCGGTAGCGCCATCCTCGACGGTAAACCCGTCGGTTTCGGCGACCGGTTGCTTTACGGCTTGGGAGCCCTGCTGGTTTACGGCCCGCTGCGCAATGTCCTGGGCCTGAGTCGCATCCGCGTCGCTTACACCGCCGGGGCCGCCATCGGGCCGGAACTCTTCAGCTTCTACCGCTCCATCGGCATCAACCTCAAGCAGCTTTATGGCCAGACTGAAACCTGCGCCTACGTTTGTCTGCAACCGGACGGTCAGGTCAAGCCCAGTAGCGTGGGTGCTCCGGCACCGGGAGTGGAGATCAGGATCGCCGACAACGGCGAGGTGCTGGTGAAAGGTCCCATGCTGCTCAAGGGCTATTACCAGCGGCCTGACGCCACCGCCGAGTCGATCAATGCCGATGGTTACTTCATGACCGGTGACGCCGGTTTCATCGACACCGATGGCCATTTGAACATCATCGACCGCGCCAAGGATGTCGGTAAGCTGGCCAACGGCGCCATGTTCGCCCCGAACTACATCGAAAACAAACTCAAGTTCTTTCAGTACATCAAGGAAGTGGTTTGTTTCGGTCACGAACGGGACCAGGTTTGCGCGTTCATCAACATCGACGTGGGGGCGGTCGGCAACTGGGCCGAGCGGCGCGGCATCGCCTATTCCGGCTACACCGACCTGACCGGCAAGCCGCCGGTCCATGAACTGATCAAGACTTGCGTCGAGGAGGTCAACGCCACCCTGGCCCACGATGCCATGGTGGCCGATTCGCAGATTCATCGCTTCCTCATCCTGCACAAGGAACTCGATCCCGATGATGACGAGCTGACCCGAACCCGCAAGGTGCGGCGCAACTTTGTCGCGAAGAAATACCAGGTGCTGATCGACGCTCTGTACGGTGGTCAAGCCACGCAATTCATCGAAACCGAGCTCAAGTTCGAGGATGGCCGACGCGGCAAGGTGTCGGCCGATCTCAGGATCATCGACGCCAGGACCTTCCCCGTGGCCAAGCAGGCGGCGTAG
- a CDS encoding ABC transporter ATP-binding protein encodes MATHSVAAPAAEHYLTINNIEVIYDHVILVLKGVSLSVPKSKIVALLGANGAGKTTTLKAISNLLHAERGDVTKGSVEFKGSRVDQLTPNELVKRGVIQVMEGRHCFGHLSIEENLLTGAYTRSISRSALKESLEKVYHYFPRLKTRRGSQAGYTSGGEQQMCVIGRALMAKPEMILLDEPSMGLAPQIVEEIFEIMKDLNSQENVSFLLAEQNTMMALRYANFGYILENGRVVMEGDAEDLRGNEDVKEFYLGISSSGRKSFKDIKHYRRRKRWLS; translated from the coding sequence ATGGCTACTCATTCCGTAGCCGCCCCGGCGGCTGAGCATTATTTGACGATCAACAACATCGAGGTCATTTACGACCATGTGATCCTGGTGTTGAAGGGGGTATCCCTCAGCGTACCCAAGAGCAAAATCGTTGCTTTGCTGGGGGCTAATGGGGCGGGGAAAACGACGACCCTGAAAGCTATTTCCAATCTATTGCACGCCGAGCGCGGCGATGTGACCAAAGGATCGGTTGAATTCAAGGGGAGCCGGGTCGACCAACTGACTCCGAACGAACTGGTCAAGCGTGGCGTCATTCAGGTCATGGAGGGGCGCCACTGCTTCGGTCATCTGAGCATCGAGGAAAATCTGCTGACCGGCGCCTATACCCGCTCGATTTCCCGGAGTGCCTTGAAGGAAAGCCTGGAAAAGGTTTACCACTATTTCCCGCGCCTCAAGACCCGGCGCGGCTCCCAGGCTGGCTATACCTCCGGCGGGGAACAGCAGATGTGCGTCATTGGCCGCGCGCTGATGGCCAAGCCGGAAATGATCCTGCTCGACGAACCGTCCATGGGACTGGCGCCGCAAATCGTCGAGGAAATCTTCGAAATCATGAAGGATTTGAACAGCCAGGAAAACGTCAGTTTCCTGCTGGCCGAGCAGAACACCATGATGGCGCTGCGTTACGCCAATTTCGGCTACATCCTGGAAAACGGCCGGGTGGTGATGGAGGGTGACGCCGAGGATCTGCGCGGCAATGAGGATGTCAAGGAATTCTACCTGGGCATTTCTTCCTCCGGACGTAAATCCTTCAAGGACATCAAGCACTACCGCCGCCGCAAGCGCTGGCTTTCCTGA
- a CDS encoding PaaI family thioesterase, whose amino-acid sequence MARISQAEFEQLAHEHVPFVGMLGIQVESLEAGRASIRIPFREDFIRPGGTVSGPVQMALADIVMYAVVLSLIGRVELAVTTNLTCNFLRRPKPVDLIGRGQILKLGKRLAVGEVLLYSDGDPEPVAHVSCTYSIPPTAQEPVAIAPLPSPIEAH is encoded by the coding sequence ATGGCGCGCATCTCCCAGGCGGAATTCGAACAACTGGCTCATGAGCACGTCCCCTTTGTGGGGATGTTGGGGATTCAGGTGGAAAGCCTGGAAGCCGGCAGGGCCAGCATCCGCATACCCTTCCGCGAGGATTTCATCCGGCCCGGCGGCACGGTGTCGGGTCCGGTGCAGATGGCGCTGGCGGACATCGTGATGTATGCGGTGGTGCTCAGTCTGATCGGGCGGGTGGAACTGGCCGTCACCACCAATCTAACCTGCAATTTTTTGCGCCGTCCCAAGCCGGTCGATTTAATTGGCCGGGGTCAAATTCTCAAACTGGGCAAGCGGTTGGCGGTGGGTGAAGTGCTGCTGTATTCGGACGGCGACCCGGAGCCCGTGGCCCATGTAAGCTGCACCTATTCGATTCCGCCCACGGCTCAGGAGCCGGTCGCCATTGCTCCCTTGCCCTCGCCCATCGAGGCGCATTGA
- a CDS encoding CoA transferase — MGPLQGIKVVEFAGLGPVPFSGMVLSDLGAEVVQINRETNAPESNLFAPEKNIPDRGRRIVRLDLKTPAGMAAALRLIEHADMLIEGFRPGVMERLGLGPELCLARNPRLVYGRMTGWGQTGPLAQTAGHDINYLALSGALHAIGRADGGPTPPLNLIADYGGGAMLLLVGLLAALLETGKSGQGQVVDAAMSDGSALLMAAIYSLKAMGYWNDRRESNFLDGGAHFYDTYQCADGKWLAVGPIEPHFYRILLEGCGVTDPDPRQQWHPKSWPTMKERLRVALRTKTRDEWCTLFEGSDACVTPVLGLEEAPTHPHNQARQTFVEHAGLVQPAPAPRFSRTPAEIRSAPGSPISPSNDWLTEWGFSETEIAQFVSAGTL; from the coding sequence ATGGGCCCATTACAAGGCATCAAGGTTGTCGAATTCGCCGGACTCGGTCCGGTGCCCTTTTCCGGTATGGTGCTGTCCGATCTGGGGGCGGAGGTCGTGCAGATCAACCGTGAAACCAATGCCCCGGAAAGCAACCTGTTTGCGCCGGAAAAGAACATTCCCGACCGGGGACGGCGCATCGTCCGACTCGATCTGAAAACCCCCGCCGGCATGGCGGCGGCCTTACGCCTGATCGAGCATGCCGACATGCTGATCGAGGGCTTTCGGCCCGGCGTCATGGAGCGGTTGGGGCTGGGACCGGAGCTCTGTCTGGCTCGAAACCCGCGACTGGTCTACGGTCGCATGACCGGTTGGGGTCAAACCGGACCATTGGCGCAAACCGCCGGTCACGACATCAATTATCTGGCCTTGTCCGGCGCGCTGCACGCCATCGGCCGCGCGGACGGCGGACCGACGCCACCGCTGAATCTGATCGCCGACTATGGCGGCGGCGCCATGCTGCTGCTCGTCGGCCTGCTGGCCGCCCTGCTCGAAACCGGGAAATCCGGGCAGGGACAGGTGGTGGACGCGGCCATGAGCGACGGTTCCGCCCTGTTGATGGCCGCCATCTACAGCCTGAAGGCGATGGGATACTGGAACGATCGGCGGGAAAGCAACTTTCTCGATGGCGGCGCCCATTTCTACGACACCTACCAGTGCGCTGACGGTAAATGGCTGGCGGTGGGTCCCATCGAGCCCCATTTTTACCGGATCTTGCTCGAAGGCTGCGGCGTTACCGATCCCGACCCCAGGCAGCAATGGCATCCAAAATCCTGGCCAACCATGAAGGAGCGTCTGCGCGTGGCGCTGCGCACCAAGACCCGCGACGAATGGTGCACGCTATTCGAGGGCAGCGATGCCTGCGTCACGCCGGTGCTCGGCCTGGAGGAAGCACCCACGCACCCGCACAACCAGGCCAGACAGACCTTCGTCGAGCATGCCGGTCTCGTGCAACCCGCGCCCGCGCCACGCTTCAGCCGTACCCCCGCCGAGATTCGGAGCGCGCCGGGGTCGCCAATCAGCCCTTCGAACGATTGGCTGACGGAATGGGGATTTTCCGAAACCGAGATTGCTCAATTCGTGTCCGCCGGGACGCTCTAA
- a CDS encoding branched-chain amino acid ABC transporter permease, whose protein sequence is MLYREAGQFKTSYAADQQLFPIRQDRMGILILLAVVFLVIPGVASEYWFSAILIPFLIFSLAALGLNILTGYAGQLSLGSAAFMAVGAYAAYNFQLRIDGIPILASFVCAGLTAAGVGILFGLPSLWIKGFYLAVATLAAQFFIVWCLTKFPWFSNHSSSGVISAQKLIIFDHEFTSPREKYLLVLSIVVVMALAAKNMARSSTGRAWMAVRDMDVAASVIGIRLMPTKLLAFAVSSFYCGVAGALYAFCYLGSVEPDGFSLDMSFRILFMIIIGGVGSILGSFLGAAFILLLPIFLDIALPWVAGLLGLPFSNATVSHIQVLLFGALIMFFLIVEPHGLARLWQITKEKLRLWPFPH, encoded by the coding sequence ATGCTTTACCGCGAAGCCGGCCAATTCAAAACCAGTTATGCCGCCGATCAGCAGCTGTTTCCCATCCGTCAGGATCGCATGGGCATCCTGATCCTGCTGGCGGTGGTTTTTCTGGTCATTCCGGGAGTCGCCAGCGAATACTGGTTCTCGGCCATTCTCATCCCTTTCCTGATTTTTTCGCTGGCGGCCCTGGGTTTGAATATCCTGACGGGCTACGCTGGCCAATTGTCCCTGGGCTCGGCGGCTTTCATGGCGGTCGGAGCCTACGCCGCCTACAACTTCCAGCTACGGATCGACGGCATCCCGATTTTGGCAAGCTTCGTTTGCGCCGGACTGACGGCGGCCGGGGTCGGCATCCTGTTCGGATTGCCGAGTTTGTGGATCAAGGGGTTTTATCTGGCGGTGGCGACACTGGCGGCGCAGTTTTTCATCGTCTGGTGTTTGACCAAGTTTCCGTGGTTCTCGAACCACTCCTCATCTGGCGTGATTTCCGCCCAGAAGCTCATCATTTTCGATCATGAATTCACCTCGCCCCGGGAGAAATATCTCCTGGTGTTGAGCATTGTGGTGGTCATGGCGCTGGCGGCCAAGAATATGGCGCGCTCGTCCACTGGCCGGGCCTGGATGGCGGTGCGCGATATGGACGTGGCCGCTTCGGTCATCGGCATCCGCCTGATGCCGACCAAGCTGCTGGCTTTTGCCGTCAGTTCGTTCTACTGCGGGGTGGCGGGCGCGCTCTACGCCTTCTGCTATCTGGGATCGGTGGAACCGGACGGTTTTTCGCTGGATATGTCGTTCCGCATTCTGTTCATGATCATCATCGGCGGAGTCGGCTCGATCCTGGGCAGCTTCCTCGGCGCCGCCTTTATTCTGTTGCTGCCGATTTTCCTCGATATTGCCCTGCCCTGGGTGGCCGGCCTGCTCGGTCTGCCCTTCTCCAACGCAACGGTCTCGCATATCCAGGTTCTGCTGTTCGGGGCGCTGATCATGTTTTTCCTGATCGTCGAGCCACATGGCCTGGCCCGCTTGTGGCAAATCACCAAGGAGAAATTGCGTCTGTGGCCATTCCCCCACTAG
- a CDS encoding branched-chain amino acid ABC transporter permease encodes MQFFLEVLINGLLSGVMYALVALGFVLVYKASGVFNFAQGAMVYLAALSVVGCMEQGAPLWLAIVLAFVIMTLFGIATEKFVLRKLVNQPPITLFMATIGLAFFIEGLAPIVFGSQPRALDLGIVDEPIAAILDSWDMVISKFDLVAAGVAALLVTTLALFFQYTRIGRALRAVADDHQAALSIGIPLQHIWAIVWGIAGFVALVAGLMWGARNGVQFALTFTALKALPVLIIGGFTSVPGAIVGGLIIGASEKLAEIYLPPVMQSMFGGNFGGIEGWFPYVLALLFLLVRPEGLFGEKHIDRV; translated from the coding sequence ATGCAATTTTTTCTGGAAGTCCTGATCAATGGTCTGCTCTCTGGGGTGATGTATGCGCTGGTGGCTTTGGGCTTCGTGCTGGTCTACAAGGCGTCCGGTGTCTTCAACTTCGCGCAGGGGGCGATGGTGTATCTCGCGGCGCTGTCGGTGGTGGGCTGCATGGAGCAGGGCGCGCCGTTGTGGCTGGCAATCGTCCTCGCCTTCGTCATCATGACGCTGTTCGGTATCGCCACCGAAAAATTCGTCTTGCGCAAGTTGGTGAATCAACCCCCCATCACCCTGTTCATGGCAACCATCGGTCTGGCGTTCTTCATCGAAGGCTTGGCGCCGATCGTGTTTGGCAGCCAGCCGCGCGCCCTGGATCTCGGCATCGTCGATGAGCCGATCGCGGCCATTCTCGATTCGTGGGACATGGTGATTTCCAAGTTCGACCTGGTCGCGGCCGGGGTGGCGGCCTTGCTGGTGACGACGCTGGCGCTGTTTTTCCAGTACACCCGAATTGGCCGGGCCCTGCGGGCGGTGGCCGACGATCATCAGGCGGCGCTGTCCATCGGCATCCCGTTACAACATATCTGGGCCATCGTCTGGGGTATCGCCGGTTTCGTCGCCCTGGTCGCCGGCCTGATGTGGGGCGCCCGCAATGGCGTGCAGTTCGCGCTGACCTTTACCGCGCTCAAGGCACTGCCGGTATTGATCATCGGTGGCTTCACCTCGGTACCGGGCGCCATCGTCGGTGGCCTGATCATCGGCGCTTCGGAAAAACTGGCGGAGATTTACCTGCCGCCGGTCATGCAATCGATGTTCGGTGGCAATTTCGGGGGCATCGAAGGCTGGTTCCCCTACGTGCTCGCCTTGCTTTTCCTGCTGGTTCGCCCCGAAGGTCTCTTCGGCGAGAAGCACATCGACCGGGTATAA
- a CDS encoding acyl-CoA dehydrogenase, which translates to MILTQEQEMIRDTLRHFARERLAPNAAEWERTRTFPRAALAELAELGVMGMVIPERWGGAGLDYLSMVLAVEEIAAGHAATSTIVCVQNSLACGITLNYGNDAQKERYLTRLASGEWLGCFCLTEPHTGSDAAALRTTARRDGDHWVLHGAKQFITTGKEGQLAIVFAVTDPSAGKKGISCFLVPTDTPGYIVARLEEKMGQHASDTAQILFENCRIPVENLLGQAGEGYKIALSNLEAGRIGIGAQSVGMARAAFEAAVGYAREREAFGVPIVQHQAVLFRLADMATQIEAARQMIWHAASLRDANRPCLKEASMAKLFASEMAERVCSDAIQIHGGYGYSTDFPVERIYRDVRVTQIYEGASDIQRLVIGRAVLGG; encoded by the coding sequence ATGATTCTCACTCAAGAGCAGGAAATGATCCGCGACACCTTACGGCACTTCGCGCGGGAACGGCTGGCGCCCAACGCCGCCGAATGGGAGCGTACCCGGACTTTCCCTCGCGCAGCCCTGGCCGAACTGGCCGAACTGGGGGTCATGGGCATGGTGATCCCGGAGCGATGGGGCGGCGCCGGCCTGGATTATCTATCGATGGTGCTGGCCGTTGAAGAGATTGCCGCTGGTCATGCGGCCACCTCCACCATCGTTTGCGTGCAGAATTCGCTGGCCTGCGGGATTACGCTGAACTACGGCAACGACGCCCAAAAGGAACGCTATCTCACCCGGCTGGCAAGCGGGGAATGGCTGGGCTGCTTCTGCCTCACCGAGCCCCATACCGGTTCCGACGCCGCCGCGCTGCGCACCACGGCGCGGCGGGATGGCGACCACTGGGTACTGCATGGCGCCAAGCAATTTATCACCACCGGCAAGGAAGGCCAGCTTGCCATCGTCTTTGCCGTAACCGATCCGTCCGCCGGCAAGAAAGGCATCTCCTGTTTCCTGGTCCCGACCGACACGCCAGGGTACATCGTGGCTCGGCTGGAGGAAAAAATGGGGCAGCACGCCTCCGATACGGCGCAGATTCTGTTCGAGAACTGCCGGATACCGGTCGAAAATCTGCTGGGCCAAGCGGGGGAAGGCTACAAGATCGCCTTGTCCAATCTGGAAGCTGGCCGGATCGGCATTGGCGCCCAGTCCGTGGGCATGGCCCGCGCCGCCTTCGAGGCCGCCGTGGGCTACGCCAGGGAACGGGAAGCGTTCGGGGTGCCTATCGTCCAGCATCAGGCGGTGCTGTTCCGGCTGGCCGACATGGCGACCCAAATCGAAGCCGCCCGGCAGATGATCTGGCACGCCGCCAGCCTGCGGGACGCCAATCGCCCCTGTCTGAAGGAAGCCTCCATGGCCAAGCTGTTCGCTTCCGAAATGGCCGAGCGGGTTTGCTCGGACGCCATCCAAATCCACGGTGGTTACGGTTACAGTACCGACTTTCCCGTGGAACGCATCTATCGAGACGTCCGAGTCACCCAAATCTACGAAGGTGCTTCCGATATTCAGCGCTTGGTGATCGGTCGGGCCGTGCTCGGCGGCTGA
- a CDS encoding ABC transporter substrate-binding protein, which translates to MSKYRKSALTIVASIALLSSGAFAAEEQFFPIVSYRIGPYGANGQSFFGGFVDYLSYVNLKEHGINGVKIVWEECETEYNNAKGIECYERMKDKAKISTGPIHPMSTGISYALIDKTVADQIPMAMVGYGRTDAVDGSVFPYAFPLVTTYQMQASAIIRFIKEKEKGSLEGKKIVFLYHDSAYGKEPIVALQEEAKLNKFELTVIPVAHPGNEQGAQWLKIRQEKPDYTIYD; encoded by the coding sequence ATGTCCAAGTATCGCAAGTCCGCGCTCACTATCGTCGCTTCCATCGCCCTGTTGTCATCAGGCGCGTTCGCCGCCGAAGAGCAGTTTTTTCCCATCGTGTCATATCGTATTGGCCCCTACGGCGCGAATGGCCAGTCGTTCTTTGGCGGTTTCGTCGATTATCTCAGCTACGTCAATCTCAAGGAACATGGCATCAACGGCGTCAAAATCGTCTGGGAAGAGTGCGAAACCGAATATAACAATGCCAAGGGTATCGAGTGTTACGAGCGCATGAAGGACAAAGCCAAGATATCCACCGGCCCGATCCACCCGATGTCCACCGGTATTTCCTATGCCCTGATCGACAAAACGGTGGCCGACCAGATTCCCATGGCCATGGTGGGTTATGGCCGCACCGACGCGGTGGACGGTTCGGTGTTCCCCTATGCCTTCCCGCTGGTCACGACCTACCAGATGCAGGCTTCGGCCATCATCCGCTTCATCAAGGAAAAGGAAAAAGGCAGCCTGGAGGGCAAGAAGATCGTTTTTCTCTACCACGACTCCGCCTATGGCAAGGAACCCATCGTCGCCCTGCAAGAGGAGGCCAAGCTGAACAAGTTTGAGTTGACGGTGATTCCGGTGGCGCATCCAGGCAACGAACAAGGCGCGCAGTGGCTGAAGATCCGCCAGGAAAAACCGGATTATACCATTTACGATTAG